A single window of Arcobacter venerupis DNA harbors:
- the fliG gene encoding flagellar motor switch protein FliG, which yields MAESNTKENDILKGMSMMEKVARFFVLIGEESTVKIFQHLPKETVEAISTAITQITSINKDVSIAVLEEFHLYTRTKGFISSGGYDFAREILYKSLGKNEADEVLAKLSKMKLASQAFSYLDGINPKQLSDFIKDESPHTIAVILSHMDPNKSSEVLMQLDEEIRVKVTIQIATIKDVSPDVVRTISLVLEKKLESLLSSIVDVGGVKVVADMLNKLGPKAQDILKNINGIDTSLATKIKENMFVFEDLLNLDPEYIMKILQGVDTADVVIAMKNATDEDMEKVTSSMSQRARDRFKEEFEMSNKVKIKDIEIAQRKMLDVAQKMIEDGIIERENG from the coding sequence ATGGCTGAAAGTAATACAAAAGAAAATGATATTCTAAAAGGAATGTCAATGATGGAAAAAGTTGCAAGATTTTTTGTATTAATAGGTGAAGAATCAACTGTTAAAATATTTCAACATTTACCTAAAGAGACAGTTGAAGCAATTTCAACGGCAATTACTCAAATTACATCGATAAATAAAGATGTGTCAATAGCAGTTCTCGAAGAATTCCATTTATATACTAGAACAAAAGGTTTTATAAGTTCAGGTGGTTATGATTTTGCAAGAGAAATTTTATATAAATCACTCGGGAAAAATGAAGCTGATGAAGTATTAGCAAAATTATCAAAAATGAAACTAGCATCTCAAGCTTTTTCATATTTAGATGGGATTAATCCAAAACAATTAAGTGACTTTATTAAAGATGAATCTCCTCATACAATTGCAGTAATATTATCTCATATGGATCCGAATAAATCTTCAGAAGTTTTAATGCAATTAGATGAAGAAATAAGGGTGAAAGTAACTATTCAAATAGCAACTATTAAGGATGTATCTCCTGATGTTGTAAGAACAATATCCTTAGTTTTGGAGAAAAAACTTGAATCTTTATTATCATCAATTGTTGATGTTGGTGGAGTAAAAGTTGTGGCTGATATGCTTAATAAATTAGGACCAAAAGCGCAAGATATATTAAAAAATATAAATGGAATTGATACTTCTCTTGCAACAAAAATAAAAGAAAATATGTTTGTATTTGAAGATTTATTAAATCTAGATCCTGAATATATTATGAAGATTTTACAAGGTGTAGATACAGCAGATGTTGTAATTGCAATGAAGAATGCTACAGATGAAGATATGGAAAAAGTTACATCTTCAATGTCACAAAGAGCAAGAGATAGATTCAAAGAAGAGTTTGAAATGTCGAATAAAGTAAAAATCAAAGATATTGAAATTGCTCAAAGAAAAATGTTAGATGTAGCACAAAAAATGATAGAAGATGGCATCATTGAGAGAGAGAATGGTTAA
- the flgB gene encoding flagellar basal body rod protein FlgB yields the protein MEASSVSSNLYEQLNFRGEKQKVISSNIANINTPNYKTKDLVFDDVLNNKLDNTLKMKQTNSRHIASIDNNSSIGNPKLIQVAGLEEQNDGNNVNLDTQMSEMSKNKVLFDAIQSSIKRDSRLFRSVIESSAKN from the coding sequence ATGGAAGCAAGTAGCGTATCAAGCAATCTTTATGAGCAATTAAACTTTAGAGGTGAAAAGCAAAAAGTTATTTCAAGTAATATAGCTAATATTAATACACCAAACTATAAAACAAAAGATTTGGTTTTTGATGATGTGTTAAACAATAAATTAGATAATACTTTAAAAATGAAACAAACAAATTCAAGACACATCGCATCTATAGATAATAATTCATCTATAGGAAATCCTAAACTTATCCAAGTTGCAGGATTAGAAGAACAAAATGATGGTAATAATGTTAATTTAGATACTCAAATGAGTGAAATGTCTAAAAATAAAGTATTATTCGATGCTATTCAATCATCTATAAAAAGGGATTCTCGATTATTTAGATCAGTTATTGAATCTTCTGCAAAAAATTAA
- the flgG gene encoding flagellar basal-body rod protein FlgG has product MIRGLYTAATGMNSMQHQIDVTSNNIANVNTTGFKQDRAEFQDLMYESLNYTAGQTTQTTMNPTGIDVGLGVRISGIQKNFTEGDLKQTSNDLDLAIEGKGFFQITLPSGETAYTRNGAFKRNNEGSIVNASGYPLSPEIVIPDNVTDLTIGKDGTVTATDPQTSATVDLGQITIADFINPAGLTPLGDSLFMQSDSSGDALVGNPTEEQFGSLQQGMIEQSNVKLVNEMVDLITAQRAYEANSKAITTADSMLDTVNRLKN; this is encoded by the coding sequence GTGATTAGAGGACTTTACACAGCAGCAACAGGTATGAACTCAATGCAACATCAAATCGATGTAACATCAAATAATATAGCCAATGTTAATACAACAGGTTTTAAACAAGATAGAGCTGAATTTCAAGATTTAATGTATGAATCACTAAATTACACAGCAGGACAAACAACTCAAACAACAATGAATCCAACAGGCATTGATGTAGGACTTGGAGTTAGAATTTCTGGTATTCAAAAGAATTTCACAGAAGGTGATTTAAAACAAACATCAAATGACTTGGATTTAGCAATTGAAGGCAAAGGTTTTTTTCAAATAACATTACCAAGTGGTGAAACAGCCTATACAAGAAATGGGGCTTTTAAGCGAAATAATGAAGGTTCAATTGTTAATGCAAGTGGTTATCCACTTAGTCCTGAAATTGTTATTCCTGATAATGTTACAGATTTAACAATTGGAAAAGATGGTACAGTAACTGCAACTGATCCACAAACAAGTGCAACTGTAGATTTAGGTCAAATAACAATTGCAGATTTCATAAATCCAGCAGGACTTACCCCATTAGGAGATTCTTTATTTATGCAAAGTGATTCATCAGGCGATGCGTTAGTTGGAAATCCAACAGAAGAACAATTTGGAAGTCTTCAACAAGGGATGATTGAACAATCAAATGTTAAACTAGTTAATGAAATGGTTGATTTGATTACGGCTCAAAGAGCTTATGAAGCTAATTCAAAAGCGATAACTACAGCTGATAGTATGCTTGATACTGTAAATAGATTGAAAAACTAA
- a CDS encoding pseudouridine synthase family protein: MAVTYDKAYKLLALQENISNSKAKELIDRGVVKVGEQKVLIARGEIRSDTKFNIKEISKIRVIFEDNDILVVDKPAFLTADDVAKKYEKAILLNRLDKETSGVMMFAKNEEFQKKAIKEFQANRVYKEYVAIVEGKVVDEIEIDKPILTTKDRGMAKSKIDLKRGKPAKSTVYPVLVEGNKSKIKVVIESGRTHQIRVHLNSVGLPIIGDAIYGRTASNINRVLLHSKITKIFDYVFESKEPKEFKVYDFNS; this comes from the coding sequence ATGGCTGTAACTTATGATAAAGCGTATAAACTATTAGCATTACAAGAAAATATATCAAACTCAAAGGCAAAAGAGTTAATCGATAGAGGTGTTGTAAAAGTTGGTGAGCAAAAGGTTTTAATTGCACGTGGTGAAATTAGAAGTGATACAAAATTTAATATTAAAGAGATCTCTAAAATAAGAGTAATTTTTGAAGATAATGATATTTTAGTAGTTGATAAACCAGCGTTTTTAACTGCTGATGATGTTGCAAAAAAATATGAAAAGGCAATTTTATTAAACAGACTTGATAAAGAAACTAGTGGTGTAATGATGTTTGCAAAAAATGAAGAATTTCAGAAAAAAGCAATTAAAGAATTTCAAGCAAATAGAGTTTACAAAGAGTATGTTGCTATTGTTGAGGGGAAAGTTGTTGATGAAATAGAAATTGATAAACCAATTCTAACTACAAAAGATAGAGGAATGGCAAAATCTAAAATTGATTTAAAAAGAGGAAAACCAGCAAAAAGTACAGTTTATCCTGTATTAGTTGAGGGTAATAAATCAAAAATTAAAGTTGTTATTGAATCTGGAAGAACTCATCAAATTAGAGTTCATCTAAATTCTGTTGGATTACCAATAATTGGAGATGCAATTTATGGTAGAACAGCTTCAAATATAAATAGAGTTTTACTTCATTCAAAAATTACAAAAATCTTTGATTATGTTTTTGAATCAAAGGAACCAAAAGAATTTAAAGTGTATGACTTTAATTCATAA
- the fliF gene encoding flagellar basal-body MS-ring/collar protein FliF, whose amino-acid sequence MDQLLKFISNLNTAQRAVIIGGFSLLFILLVGFLVFSSINAEDKKLNYTIASNLTKSQVMLASDELEASGILFAVSGTGNSLTLKTSKEFINIAKIKLVTSEAATSQHVGWEIFEKSSLGTTNFENKVKYLRALEGELSRSLESLNGVLRASVKIAIPKDTIFTEKRGDTTASVMVSLKPGIFLTQKQIDGIKNFIASAVPDLKHENIQLIDQDGSLLEQSPEEINNLKSTTQNKYKEGLEEDYSKKIVALLEPFVGVGRVVAKVTVSLDFVKKDVEEEIYNPEGTIRSQQVIENSSKSQGMPSNNGGVAGVDSNIQQPATSTGNNNIASNNEGTNTVTNYEISKKIISQKDNNYTNIKRITAAVTFDSSVLKDINKDDFITSLESVVQDTIGFDKARGDKITVKDFKFIGVKPIEQISQTLDKDGNAIIVGDESTDTVAMIKSILRDFSEYIQYLIAAILLFIFYRKFIASNEVVILGDGTRKSVDGTDENLVKDMLTDYENEFDSSTAQGRLKSKVKSQILNNIEGLDEESAARYEVFIEELDKDINTNPLEVARMIELLLNEGSGTFK is encoded by the coding sequence ATGGATCAACTTTTAAAGTTTATTAGTAATTTAAATACTGCTCAAAGAGCAGTAATAATAGGAGGTTTCTCTTTATTATTTATATTATTAGTTGGTTTTTTAGTTTTTTCAAGTATCAATGCAGAAGATAAAAAATTAAATTATACAATTGCTTCAAATTTAACTAAATCTCAAGTTATGTTAGCAAGTGATGAGCTTGAAGCATCAGGAATTTTATTTGCAGTAAGTGGAACGGGAAATAGTTTAACTTTAAAAACATCAAAAGAGTTTATAAATATTGCTAAAATCAAATTAGTTACAAGTGAAGCAGCAACTAGTCAACATGTTGGTTGGGAAATATTTGAAAAATCTTCTTTAGGTACTACAAATTTTGAAAATAAAGTTAAATATTTACGTGCACTAGAAGGTGAATTATCAAGATCTTTGGAATCTTTAAATGGTGTTTTAAGAGCAAGTGTAAAAATTGCAATTCCAAAAGATACAATTTTTACTGAAAAAAGGGGTGACACTACAGCTTCTGTTATGGTTTCATTAAAGCCAGGAATATTTTTAACTCAAAAGCAAATAGATGGGATTAAAAACTTTATTGCTTCTGCTGTTCCAGATTTGAAACATGAAAACATTCAACTTATTGACCAAGATGGAAGTTTACTTGAACAATCACCAGAAGAGATTAATAATTTAAAATCAACAACACAAAATAAATATAAAGAGGGCTTAGAAGAAGATTATTCTAAGAAAATTGTTGCTTTATTAGAACCTTTTGTAGGAGTTGGAAGAGTTGTTGCAAAAGTTACAGTATCTTTAGACTTTGTTAAAAAAGATGTTGAAGAAGAAATTTATAATCCTGAGGGAACTATTCGATCACAACAAGTAATAGAAAATAGTTCAAAATCACAAGGTATGCCTTCAAATAATGGTGGTGTAGCAGGCGTTGATAGTAATATTCAGCAACCTGCTACAAGCACTGGAAATAATAATATAGCTTCAAATAATGAAGGTACAAACACTGTTACAAATTATGAAATTTCTAAAAAAATAATTAGTCAAAAAGACAATAATTATACTAATATTAAGCGTATAACTGCTGCTGTAACCTTTGATTCTTCTGTGCTTAAAGATATAAATAAGGATGATTTTATAACTTCATTAGAGTCTGTAGTTCAAGATACAATTGGTTTTGATAAAGCAAGAGGTGACAAAATTACAGTAAAAGATTTTAAATTTATTGGAGTAAAACCAATAGAACAAATTAGTCAAACTTTAGATAAAGATGGGAATGCTATAATTGTTGGTGATGAGTCTACTGATACGGTTGCAATGATTAAATCTATTTTAAGAGATTTCAGTGAATATATACAATATTTAATAGCTGCAATTTTACTTTTTATTTTTTATAGAAAATTTATTGCAAGCAATGAAGTTGTTATATTAGGTGATGGCACAAGAAAAAGTGTTGATGGAACAGATGAAAATTTAGTTAAAGATATGTTAACAGATTATGAAAATGAGTTTGATTCAAGTACTGCACAAGGAAGATTAAAATCGAAAGTTAAAAGTCAAATATTAAACAATATTGAAGGCTTAGATGAAGAATCAGCAGCAAGATATGAAGTATTTATTGAAGAATTAGATAAAGATATAAATACTAATCCACTTGAAGTTGCGAGAATGATTGAGTTACTATTAAATGAAGGTAGTGGAACTTTTAAATAA
- the ffh gene encoding signal recognition particle protein yields MFDSITGSIRNAVNKIRHQDDVAALTKATAELKKALLKADVHHKTTKELISAIELQTKNAGIGQDSFLRALKSELTKLLTVPGNQGFVFSNTPPTTILMTGLQGSGKTTTTGKLANYLKTRKKKVLVAACDLQRLAAVEQLKQIAAQIEVDIYFDDNETNPIKIALAAKAKAVKEHYDVLLIDTAGRLAIDEELMLQLKNVKDAINPNEIFYVADALTGHDATKTATTFKEKIGIDGVILSKYDGDTKGGVALSIANQVEVPLRFIGTGEKMPDLEVFIPDRIVSRLLGLGDIEGLAEKTSAIIDEKKAKEVSKKIKKGEFNFNDFLDQLSMMSKLGSMKSIIGMIPGLSQMAGPIKDMDFENSTEIKRIKALIGSMTPKERENPDLMNPSRKKRIAVGSGLSEVQINKILKQFKNASKMAKQLSSKGGMKGLQNMLSQMGPNGMPKIPR; encoded by the coding sequence TTGTTTGATTCAATAACCGGCTCAATTCGAAATGCAGTTAACAAAATAAGACATCAAGATGATGTTGCAGCTTTAACAAAAGCAACAGCAGAACTTAAAAAAGCTTTATTAAAAGCTGATGTACATCATAAAACTACAAAAGAATTAATATCTGCCATTGAACTACAAACAAAAAATGCAGGTATTGGTCAAGATTCATTTTTAAGAGCTTTAAAAAGTGAATTAACAAAACTTTTAACAGTTCCTGGAAATCAAGGTTTTGTTTTCTCAAATACTCCTCCAACAACAATTTTAATGACAGGACTTCAAGGTTCTGGAAAAACAACTACGACAGGTAAATTAGCTAACTATTTAAAAACTAGAAAGAAAAAAGTTTTAGTAGCAGCTTGTGACTTACAAAGACTAGCAGCAGTTGAACAATTAAAACAAATAGCAGCTCAAATTGAAGTTGATATTTATTTCGATGACAATGAAACTAATCCAATTAAAATTGCACTTGCAGCTAAAGCAAAAGCAGTTAAAGAACATTACGATGTTTTATTAATAGATACAGCAGGACGACTTGCAATTGATGAAGAGTTAATGCTGCAATTAAAAAATGTAAAAGATGCAATTAATCCAAATGAAATCTTTTATGTGGCAGATGCACTAACAGGACATGATGCTACAAAAACAGCAACTACTTTTAAAGAAAAAATAGGAATTGATGGAGTTATTTTATCAAAATATGATGGTGATACAAAAGGTGGAGTTGCACTTTCTATTGCTAATCAAGTTGAAGTTCCTTTAAGATTTATAGGTACTGGTGAAAAAATGCCAGATTTAGAAGTATTTATTCCAGATAGAATTGTTTCAAGATTATTAGGTCTTGGAGATATTGAAGGACTTGCTGAAAAAACTTCTGCAATTATTGATGAGAAAAAAGCAAAAGAAGTTAGTAAAAAGATTAAAAAAGGTGAATTTAACTTTAATGACTTTTTGGATCAACTTTCTATGATGAGTAAATTAGGTTCAATGAAATCTATTATAGGGATGATTCCCGGTCTTTCACAAATGGCTGGACCAATTAAAGATATGGATTTTGAAAACTCAACTGAGATTAAAAGAATTAAAGCTCTTATTGGTTCTATGACTCCAAAAGAGAGAGAAAACCCAGATTTAATGAATCCTAGCAGAAAAAAAAGAATTGCAGTTGGTTCTGGACTTTCAGAAGTTCAAATCAATAAAATTTTGAAACAATTTAAAAATGCTTCAAAAATGGCAAAACAACTTTCTTCTAAGGGCGGAATGAAAGGTTTACAAAATATGTTGTCTCAAATGGGACCAAATGGGATGCCAAAAATCCCTAGATAA
- a CDS encoding KH domain-containing protein — MITKFIENYAKLIVSVPEDVTITKELIDDNFAEIIISVNSVDIGKLIGKNGNMINALKTMANGCKAKDGISYKIQVVVK, encoded by the coding sequence ATGATTACTAAATTTATAGAAAACTATGCAAAACTAATTGTAAGCGTTCCTGAGGATGTTACTATTACAAAAGAATTAATTGATGATAATTTTGCTGAAATTATTATTAGTGTAAACAGTGTTGATATTGGCAAGCTTATTGGTAAAAATGGTAATATGATTAATGCTTTAAAAACTATGGCAAATGGTTGTAAAGCAAAAGATGGTATTTCATATAAAATACAAGTAGTGGTGAAATAG
- the rpsP gene encoding 30S ribosomal protein S16 has translation MTVIRLTRMGRNKKPFYRIVVTDSRKRRDSGWIESIGYFNPVVEPKVLKIDEERYNYWLSVGAKPSEKVKKLASK, from the coding sequence ATGACAGTAATTAGATTAACAAGAATGGGAAGAAACAAAAAACCATTTTACAGAATCGTTGTAACAGACTCAAGAAAAAGAAGAGATTCAGGATGGATTGAATCAATTGGTTATTTCAACCCAGTAGTTGAGCCAAAAGTATTAAAAATTGATGAAGAAAGATATAACTATTGGTTAAGTGTTGGTGCTAAACCTTCTGAAAAAGTTAAAAAATTAGCTTCTAAATAA
- a CDS encoding FliH/SctL family protein, which yields MADNVYSSAKILTKNEEVQKYELGTFINSEIDNNVLSNSKSILDDREINGRTDPVLIEIRNLNLKINEISQKVNSIESDGIKGKDVDAQVVQAIKDLKNYAAFFEQATFQMETKLLKTSISIAQKIISIEVGENSSKIAQQTINHLLNKIKTASKVQIHLNPKDYEILKGQLDLEPFIELKKDANVTAGGVVIASDLGNFDGNIESKVSSMLDSLDLII from the coding sequence ATGGCTGATAATGTATATTCTAGTGCTAAGATTTTAACTAAAAATGAAGAAGTACAGAAATATGAATTAGGTACTTTTATAAATAGTGAAATTGATAATAATGTACTTTCAAATTCTAAATCAATTTTAGATGATAGGGAAATAAATGGACGTACAGATCCTGTTCTTATTGAAATTAGAAATTTAAATTTAAAAATAAATGAGATATCTCAAAAAGTTAATAGTATTGAAAGTGATGGAATAAAAGGAAAGGATGTTGATGCACAAGTTGTTCAAGCAATAAAAGATTTAAAGAATTATGCTGCTTTTTTTGAACAAGCAACTTTTCAAATGGAAACTAAATTATTAAAAACATCAATTTCAATTGCACAAAAAATTATAAGTATTGAAGTAGGTGAAAATTCGTCAAAGATTGCACAACAAACAATAAATCATCTTTTAAATAAGATTAAAACAGCTTCAAAAGTACAAATACATCTTAATCCCAAGGATTATGAAATTTTGAAAGGTCAATTAGATTTAGAACCTTTTATAGAATTAAAAAAAGATGCTAACGTGACAGCAGGTGGTGTAGTAATTGCAAGTGATCTTGGCAATTTCGATGGAAATATTGAATCAAAAGTTTCTTCAATGCTCGATTCTTTGGATTTAATCATTTAG
- a CDS encoding FliM/FliN family flagellar motor switch protein yields the protein MEISERDYDLLVDTEIVVDVMLGSTNITVSEFLKLSDGDIISLHKAAGTGGEIYVNTRIIGTGDIIVMDDKLAVRVQDSMDSDNVVRYFFEEHMI from the coding sequence ATGGAAATTAGTGAAAGAGATTATGATTTATTAGTTGATACAGAGATAGTTGTCGATGTAATGCTAGGTAGTACAAATATAACAGTTTCGGAATTTCTTAAATTAAGTGATGGTGATATAATTTCTTTGCATAAAGCCGCTGGAACAGGTGGCGAAATTTATGTAAATACAAGAATCATTGGAACAGGTGATATTATTGTAATGGATGATAAGTTGGCTGTTAGAGTTCAAGATTCTATGGACTCTGATAATGTAGTTCGATATTTCTTTGAAGAACATATGATATAG
- a CDS encoding flagellar hook-basal body protein yields MNQGTYPLAASMINQINRLDQISNNLANLNTNGFKQEGTTETTFNYYLQKAQEQNVVPTKINTVTNNIPKIDSKFINSEMGSITLTGNKLDFALNDSDTFFKVQNANGDIVYTRDGAFKNLDNFLVDSNGNNILNADNEPITLEDEFASQIGVVKIPYTNLDKIGDNTFSIKNPNQMEIFDNNDSLIVNGAIEKSNVNSVSTMVELIDANRSFEQAQKAVKSIDELNASLIEKIGSNTK; encoded by the coding sequence ATGAATCAAGGTACTTATCCACTCGCTGCATCAATGATAAACCAAATAAATAGGCTTGATCAAATTAGTAATAATTTGGCAAATCTAAATACAAATGGTTTTAAACAAGAAGGTACAACAGAAACTACTTTTAATTATTATTTACAAAAAGCTCAGGAGCAAAATGTTGTTCCAACTAAAATAAATACAGTAACAAACAACATACCAAAGATTGATTCAAAATTTATTAATTCTGAAATGGGTTCTATTACATTAACTGGAAATAAACTAGATTTTGCATTAAATGATTCTGATACTTTTTTTAAAGTTCAAAATGCAAATGGAGATATAGTTTATACAAGAGATGGTGCTTTTAAAAATTTAGATAATTTTTTGGTTGATTCAAATGGAAATAATATATTAAATGCTGATAATGAGCCAATTACACTTGAGGATGAATTTGCTTCACAAATTGGTGTTGTTAAAATCCCATATACAAACTTAGATAAAATTGGAGACAATACTTTTTCAATAAAAAATCCTAATCAAATGGAAATATTTGATAATAATGATAGTTTAATTGTTAATGGTGCTATAGAAAAATCAAATGTTAATTCAGTTAGTACAATGGTTGAATTAATAGATGCAAACCGAAGTTTTGAACAAGCACAAAAAGCCGTTAAATCCATAGATGAATTAAATGCTTCATTAATAGAAAAAATAGGAAGTAATACTAAATAA
- the rimM gene encoding ribosome maturation factor RimM (Essential for efficient processing of 16S rRNA) has protein sequence MNSNDIFVAKLGKAVGLQGHLRLFMDTDFPEQFKKGAVFKTNKKLELKVAEYNTTRELIKFENFDDLETSKKLTNQELYSTIEQTKENCKLKKNEFFWFDLISCNVFENDLLLGKVKEIQRYPLNDYLEIQTSDELVEKGFSKVFLIPHMFDKYILDVNINDKKIEVKDSLIILENS, from the coding sequence ATGAATAGTAATGATATATTTGTAGCTAAGTTAGGAAAAGCTGTTGGATTACAAGGTCATTTAAGACTTTTTATGGATACAGATTTTCCTGAGCAGTTTAAAAAAGGTGCTGTTTTTAAAACTAATAAAAAATTAGAACTAAAAGTAGCTGAATATAATACTACTCGAGAACTAATAAAATTTGAAAATTTTGATGATCTCGAAACTTCTAAAAAACTAACTAATCAAGAACTATATTCAACAATTGAGCAAACAAAAGAGAACTGTAAATTAAAAAAGAACGAATTTTTTTGGTTTGATTTAATTTCTTGTAATGTATTTGAAAATGATTTATTGTTAGGAAAAGTTAAAGAGATACAAAGGTATCCTTTAAATGATTATTTAGAAATTCAAACTTCTGATGAACTTGTTGAAAAAGGTTTCTCAAAAGTATTTTTAATACCTCATATGTTTGATAAATACATTTTAGATGTAAATATCAATGATAAAAAAATAGAAGTAAAAGATTCACTAATTATTTTAGAAAATTCTTAA
- a CDS encoding response regulator, translated as MKILIVDDSSTMRRIIGNVVMQLGFTKESFDEAEDGVKAWKLLSEGRYDVILTDWNMPNMNGLELVKKVRSEGIHQKTPIIMITTEGGKGEVIIALKAGVNNYIVKPFNAEVLKEKLDGVLKK; from the coding sequence ATGAAAATTCTAATAGTTGATGATAGCTCTACAATGAGAAGAATCATTGGTAATGTGGTTATGCAATTAGGATTTACTAAGGAAAGTTTTGATGAAGCTGAAGATGGTGTAAAAGCTTGGAAACTACTTAGTGAAGGTCGATATGATGTTATTCTAACAGATTGGAATATGCCTAATATGAATGGTTTAGAATTAGTTAAAAAAGTTAGAAGTGAAGGTATCCATCAAAAAACACCTATAATTATGATTACAACAGAAGGTGGGAAAGGCGAAGTTATTATAGCTTTAAAAGCTGGTGTTAATAATTATATCGTTAAACCTTTTAATGCTGAAGTTTTAAAAGAGAAACTTGACGGAGTATTAAAAAAATAA
- the waaA gene encoding lipid IV(A) 3-deoxy-D-manno-octulosonic acid transferase — translation MLSLFSIFYYLILSFIYILAIPYLIFKSKNSKYRQAIPAKFFLRNNRKFKENGIWFHSCSMGETKAIKPLIENYLNDANISVITNTGFEEAKKISSNVRYLPFEIFLPFWINKQKVLVVMEAELWYLLFLIAKKKGAKTLLINARISDKSYKSYRRFSFLYKRIFKNIDKVFAQSLTDKQRLEELGASNVEVIGNIKLAQLPKVNISFEKTNGILITAASTHENEEKLILDAYKKQQGKLVIVPRHPERFDKVDLLIKEYIKNKNISYHRYSSKEDFESDIILVDKMGILNDIYAISDVVILGGAFEKIGGHNPVEPAFFNCKIISGKNIFNQKSLFDCIKNYYLIQNDELGDYLNNIKNLEKPILTKAGSIEPIIKEINRWL, via the coding sequence ATCTTGAGCCTTTTTAGTATATTTTATTACTTAATATTAAGTTTTATTTATATACTTGCAATTCCTTATTTAATTTTTAAATCAAAAAATTCTAAATATAGACAAGCAATTCCCGCAAAATTTTTTTTAAGAAATAATCGTAAATTTAAAGAAAATGGTATTTGGTTTCACTCGTGTTCAATGGGTGAAACAAAAGCTATTAAACCTTTGATTGAAAATTATTTGAATGATGCAAATATTTCTGTTATAACAAATACAGGATTTGAAGAAGCAAAAAAAATATCTTCAAATGTAAGATATTTGCCATTTGAAATATTTTTGCCATTTTGGATAAATAAACAAAAAGTTTTAGTTGTAATGGAAGCGGAACTTTGGTATCTACTTTTTTTGATAGCAAAGAAAAAAGGTGCAAAAACTTTATTAATTAATGCAAGAATTTCAGATAAATCTTATAAATCATATAGAAGATTTTCTTTTTTATACAAAAGAATATTTAAAAATATTGATAAAGTTTTTGCACAAAGTTTGACAGATAAACAAAGGCTTGAAGAATTGGGTGCTTCTAATGTTGAAGTTATTGGAAATATAAAACTAGCGCAGTTACCAAAAGTGAATATTAGTTTTGAAAAAACAAATGGTATTTTAATAACAGCTGCTAGTACTCATGAAAATGAGGAAAAATTAATTTTAGATGCTTATAAAAAACAGCAAGGAAAATTAGTAATAGTTCCAAGACATCCAGAAAGATTCGACAAAGTTGATTTACTTATAAAAGAGTATATTAAAAATAAAAATATTTCATATCACAGATATTCTTCAAAAGAGGATTTTGAATCTGATATAATATTAGTTGATAAAATGGGAATACTAAATGATATTTATGCAATATCAGATGTAGTTATTCTTGGTGGTGCATTTGAAAAAATTGGTGGGCATAATCCAGTTGAGCCTGCTTTTTTTAATTGTAAGATTATTAGTGGTAAAAATATATTTAATCAAAAATCTCTTTTTGATTGTATCAAAAATTACTATTTAATACAAAATGATGAATTAGGTGATTATTTAAATAATATAAAAAATTTAGAAAAACCTATACTAACAAAAGCAGGTTCTATCGAACCTATAATAAAGGAGATAAACAGATGGCTGTAA